TAACCATCTCCTTTTCTAAAATAACCGATTTCTTGCAAACTTTGCAAATTAAACTGATTTGAACacactgaaaatgaaagaaatgaactatttGTGAAATGGCctaaaaatgaacattaaaaaacaaagtttcaaACCGGATCTTAGTTAAGGTGGTAAAGAATCCAATAAACAGGACACAAAcctaaaataattcttatattcTACgtcaagttaattttaaaaatactataccTGTACATCTAGTCGCCATTCAAGGTTATGATAACTGGGAAGACTTGGTGCCAATTCACTTAGAATAGTTCTGATCTCTTTTCTGTTGTCCAGATAAAGCTGAAGCAACAATTTGTTTAATTCTTCAGAGAATCCCAGAACAAAAACAGAGTCTTGGAAATCCAGTTCAGAAATCTAAGTGAATTGAGTTTAAAGAACATCAAAATTTATCTTTGTCTAGCTAAAATACTTGAAATACACAAAAGAATATGATATACTCTAATTTATTCTGTCTAGTAAAAGAAACAGCATTCCTTAAAGATAACCACTGCTCACCATTCCAAAATCCAAGTTACTGATACATAAAAGTactttattaaagtaaaaaatggaaagaattgtTAAGATGCCCAGTTTCCCTTCCTATTCTTCATCAAGCCAGACACTGCTGATatgcaaacaaaatattaatacagTCTCCCTCCTCTTAGGATACATAAATGGTTTAACAACATGCAGAATTAGAGGTACTTCTATACTAGCTATTTATACCAGCAAGAGGTATTTGTATCAGTAgatattatatgatttttattttttaggtatgTCTTCAAAAAATCGATTATAAACCATTAACATTATTAAAATCCACAGGTACCTGCCAAAACTATGATGTAGAGTACACCAGACTTTTCTTAAGAATCCAGGCAATACAAAACAGTCCAGAGAAACCCTTACCATGAGCTTTGAGCTCTCAGTGAGGAGATACGTTAATCCTTCCACACTATGCTGGACAGTGTCACTACTCACATTCAGTTTTcctgagaaagaaaagtgaaaacaagcaaataaattacTACTGTGGTATTTATCTTGTtcatatttgtctttaaaaataaacactatttaTTACTACATGTTTTCAAACACTGCACGAAAAATAGTAAGTTGGCCAGAGGCTCATGTTCCTTCTCATTCCACTCCCAGCCAAATGCCATTGGTATTTCCCACCATGTAACCTTCTTAACAAAACGCAGTACTGTGGAGACTAGTATAAGGTGCGTAGCCCTTCTCTTGAAAGCGTAGCTCCTTCAAGTCTGGCGGAAGAGGAACTCGACAGGGATTGACTTAATCCCAGAGGCTGCCTCTCACCCAGGGGAAAACAACACTTTTTTTAGCAGAAGCGGATATCTGAACAACTAATAATGATAACCAAATACTTGCATATTTACAGTTGACCCAGCTATTCCACAGACTttggtatatttatacaaaatactTTTCAGTATTTCTGAAAGTAAGGTGGTATTATGTATGTACATTTTACCATAAGAAAACTGATTTAATAGAAGCTTTAACAATCTCACAGCTACTTCAGAGACGGGCAGGATTTGCACCCTGACTGAGGAGCTCTGCTGGTTTTATTCTACTACAATCGGAACAAGATCCTAGGAGTCACAATAATCCCTTTCTCTCCCGGGAGACAGGGAATGGATCGCAACCGCCCTGGCAGCCTGCGGAGCCGTCCCCTTCCCCTTCTTACTGGCAGCGCCTTCGTAGATTTTTGGGTTTGTGCCGCGCCTCAGGAATTCCACAGCAATCCGCCCAAACTCGGCGACCACTGCAATGAAAGTCAGAAGGCTGTTGAGTGCCGGGCGCTGCCTTTGACTTCCTCCCCAGCCCACAGAACACCGCCCCCACGCCCGCTGACCCGCGCTGTCCACTTGGGGCAGGAAGGCCAGGTGCTCCTTATGCTCCTCGGACAACTCCAGCAGCATCTTCACTGTCCTACGATTTCACCCCGCAGCGCGGACCCCGCCTTCCCCTCTTCCGGCGCCGGCGTCCGGGCGCCTAGAGGCTCCGGCGTCGCAGCGTCCGGAGCTTTGGGTTCCGGCCTACGAACTAACGCCCTACACTCGGACGCCCCCTGCGGCGCAGGCTAAGGTCAGAACGTTCTGCCTTTTGTAAATCATCCCGCAAAGGTGTAGTGAGCGCCGGCTGGGTGCAAGGTGCTAGGCTCTGTGGGAGATGAAAAAGTGTTTCCAATCCGACATGCCCCCTCGTGGAGCATACATTAATATCAATAGCTCACATTTGTTAAGCACTAACCGTGTCAGGAAGTGTtcttacatttattaaatacatttggaGTTCACAAGATGTAACTGTGAGATAGGTTCCATTATAATTTCCCctagagataaggaaactgagagacAAGTCCAGCAACTGACACTTTTATAAAGCTAATAGTTTCCACAGAGCTTCTGTATATGTTATCTTAAATGTATCTCAGTTAATATCCTCAACAGCAATGGCTTTGTTTTTACAGATAAAGAGACAAAGCTCCAGAGATTATATGACAAAGCCTGTGACAGAGCTAGAAGGAAAGGGTTAGATCCCTCACTTACCTGCTCCAAAGCCCATCCTTCCACCTACCAGGCTGAAAGCTTGTGACAAGGTTTATGAGTGATTATAAATTAGGATAAAGATAATGATGACAATGACCGCTGCTTACAGGATTCAGAGcaatgtctttctctctctctctctctctctcttttttttttgatagagcctcactcccaggctggagtgcagtggtgggatgtcagctcactgcaacctccgactcccgggttcactcgattctctggcctcagcctcctgagtagctgggattacaggtgccaccaccatgcctggctaatttttgtatttttagtagagatgggatttcaccatgttggccaggctggtcttgaactcctgacctcaagtcatccagccgactcggcttcccaaaatgctgggatacaggcgtgagccaccacacctggcccagagcaatgttttttaaaaagtgtttaggGCCTGTGATAATTTAATTCCTTTTCCAACTCTCTCTTCTCACCTACTGTGGTTCAAATATAAGAGACTATAAAGTTGCTAATTGATAGGAATATGATTCTTCAAATCTCAACCCCTTTAAAATGGAGGGtgtggaggaggagaggggaaggggaggagactCTTCATATGTCTTTTCTGAGGCTTGAGACAACTCTTTCTGTAGTCTGAGTCTCCCAGGCAGACTAAAAATTGGAAGAGGTTTTCaattaacttctctgtgtctaCTTTGTCCTTCACATCTGACTGAAATTGTTTCTTCCACTGTGGCACAGAAAGACAGGTCCTTGAACTTATTAATTAGGTCTTGAAGTAGCATTTGCAGAGAGAACATAATTTTTACTTAGACTGTGGATTGCAGATCAGCAAAAATTGCATCATTTCCTGAAGTTGCCTTTATTCATACGTTATTGAGAAAACATCCattattaaagaataattttcagAACAGGTAAAATCGTGACTCTTCTACAAGTGTACAATGAACACATGTCACAAAATGTATTGAACTAGTTAATTAATGAGAGAATTAGTGAGAGTACAGTAAAAACCCGTTTCAACTGATTCAAAAGAGGTATTCAAGAACTGTACATATTTAGGGAATAGGAATACTGAAATGAATTTGCAAATAGTTACAGTAGTATGCCAATATGAAATGGCCTTTCTTCTCTGTAATCTCAGGGAATGAAGTGAGGACAGGTGAGGTGAAGGTGAGACTAGGGAGTGGCACAATGGGCTGTCTAAAGTCCATGGTCAAGGAACCaagttaggccaggtgtggtggttcatgcctgtaaacccagcactttggaaggtcaaggcaggaggatcacttgagggcagaagttcaagtctagcctgaccaacatggtgaaaccccatctctactaaaaatacaaaaattagccaagcatggtggcatgtacctgtggtcccagctacttggtagcccaaggcatgagaattgcttgaacccaggaagcagaggttgcagtgagccaaaattggagtcactgcactccagcctgggtgacagagtgagacactgtcaaaaaaaaaaagaaaccaagtttTATCCAAGAAAAACCAGCCTGGGAGTTAAAACACCCCAGGATAATTTATAGAGTGACTTCTGTTGCCATAGGTGATATagttttttagaagaaattacCTGAGTGAAAACTCAAAACTCTAGATTCCATATCTGGCTCTGACACTACCTGTATGACTTCCAGTAAGTTGTTTTTATGTTATAAGCatagtctcttcatctgtaaaattggtattttaataCTGCCCTTCTGTGCCATGCAGGACTGTTATGATACTCAGCTGAGTTCAATTGATTTTGATGATATGAAACAATAAATTAGAATTAAGCAAACAGcagcatttacattttataggAGCAGATTTTATGCTCCTATAAATTCACAATCATCTTAAAAGCCATtcatttaattcaacaaacatttactgagcaattCCTTAAAGGTTCAAAGATACGCTATGCTTTGGCAATTTGTAGATGAATAAAACAATGTCCTTGCCCTCTAGGAGGTATCCGAAAAGTGAGGGAGACAGATAATGAAGTAATTCCAATACAGTGTGATGAATAGCAATacttgaaaaatgaacaaaatgacaaGGAAGCACAGAGAATACACGTTAACTCTAATTTGAAAGAATCAGGCTGAGAATAAATGTCCCAGCGTATCTTGTGTATGTTAATACTAATGCTCTACAATTAgatttacattataaatatatacagtctTAATGTCACTTCATGCAATCTTACTTCCAGGGCGAATGTGAACAAAGAATAAATACTCAGTATTTTTTTCACTTGATGCTGGTAGGGAACAAAGCTTCATATCAATTATCCCCTCATATTCTCTCTGCATCTTTATATCCCCCTCCAGCTcatgtgtctttcttttctcttacattttcccatctttttctccttcttcagtATTCTAGCCCAGAATCCTTGCACAGGGTATTTCCTTAGCTGTGTTTCAATGACACATAAAATATTATCACCCCCTGCAAGGAATTACAGCTCAATTCACTACACTGTCAAGAGGACATTAACGTGGTGATAAGCCTCACTCACACCATCCACCTTCTCATGACTCTAAAGCTGGCACCAAATGCATGAATTAGctcctgagattttaaaaaaatatttaattcattaaaaaattgtattataaatgcaaacagaaaagggtacagatttttaaaatactcattattgaattttctcaaattaaACACACCTATTACTCCAGAACAAGAAATAGAATGTTACAACACCCCAGAATTTCTGCTATGCCTCCTGCCAGTCACTATCATCTCTTGTTTTCTCTATAGTGAACTAATACCTATACACATGCTGCCTTACAACATCCCTGTAGAATCAtctatgtgtgagtgtgtatgtgtgagtctgtgcacatgcgtgtgtgtgtgtttgtattaaCCTTTGTGCCCCAACCTTGCAATATCTAACTGGGAACTCAAAGGCATTTTTTTAGAATGAGCCTTAGATTTTAGGTGACTCCGACTGTTGTACCAAAATCTGTCTTATAATCATCTTAGTAAATtgcctcaaaaatataaaatatttaggaaaaaacttTAACAGAAGATTTACAAGACCtatatactaaaaattacaaaactttgcTGAGAGGAATTAAGAAATAATTGGAGATATATACCACCGATACAGAAATATGTTATGGATAAtaagatttaatattattaaaaggtCAGTTGTACCCAATCAGAATAATTCCaacaggcttttttttccccccccccgcagttgcaagatttaatagagtgaaacagagctcccatacaaagggaggggacccaaagagggtagccattgctggctcaaatgcctgggtttatatccagaTCATTGTCCGtcccgctgtgctctcaggcaatagatgattggctatttctttacctcctgtttttgcctaattagtaTTTTAGTGAGCACTCTTTACTATCTGTTTGGttgggtgtgagctaagttgtaAGCCCCGTGTTTAAAGATGGAAGctgtcaccttcccagctaggcttagggattcttagtcagcctgggaaatccagctagtcctgtctctctcAGTCTCCattctcaacaggaaaacccaagtgctgttggggaggttggctgATGACcgctctaactgcttcctgctgaattggggtGTATAGGGgttgtgcagttgagatttcctcagGAGGGGTGCCTTCGATGTCATTAACATTggagcatgggctagcaggcTGGTCCAGGGGTCCACGGTAGATCTGAGCCATGGAGTGCATCTGGGGCTCCATGTGAAGAACCATTTGTCGCTTTACAACtttgattctggaagagacaaacttaaaaaggaagttaaagatacagggattgaaatgtatggcctgcagtgcaggggattatttctttggcacacttcacAGGCCCTGGTTGtctgcttgatagttttgaagaggcctggtccagtaaataatgatttggccatctgatgggtgctatcaatgcctaagggaaaggtttggtgaagggttttaaataatttccattgATTAGCTGCAGGCTAAAGTATTTTCCCTTCTTTGGTGGCTAGCCATCGTGAGGGGGAGGAAACCATGTCCTCTTGAggttccccattctatttctCCTGCTGAGTACTGGGGCTTGGTTTCCTGGAGGGGATTATCCCATACTAGGGGTCCTTCTATAAGCATTTTTAATGGAGGGTCCTGCCTTGTGgctcttttggcttcaatatcCTCTTGGTGGTTCCCTtctgtttccctttccttttctttctgatgaccctggcagtgtaagactgccacctctttaggtttccatacagccaataataatttcctaatggcttcctgatgtttgataggtGTTTCCTCGgaagttaggaattccctttctctccatattgctgcatgggcatggaggactaggtaagcatacttggagtctgtatatatatttaccctttttccttctcctaattctagTGCCCAAGTGAGGGCTATGAGTTCTGCCAGCTGAGCACTAGTTCCTGGAGTGAGGGGATTACTTTCAAGTATTCCATAATCACTGACCACTGCATACCCTGCTTTTTGAagtcctttttctacaaaggaacttCTATCAGTATATAAGTTGAGGTTGGGATCAGTCAAGGAAACCTCTAGAAGGTCCCCTCTAATGGTGTAGGTTTGAGCAATTACTTGTTGACAGTtatgttctatcttttcttcattgtttgtAAGAAATGTGGCTGGGTTAAGAGTTGCACAAGTGTGCAGTTGCAGCACTGGCCCTTCAAGTAATAGAGCCTGATATTTAAGCAAACTGTTGTCTGACAGCCACAAGTCTCCTTTAGCAGTGAGTATGCCATTCACCTCATGAGATGTCCACACAGTAAGATATCTTCCCtgtattattttaactgcttCAGATACTAAGACCGCTACTGCCGCCACTATCCGTAAACAGTGAGGCCAACTGTTTACCACTgcatcaatttccttactcagGTATGTTAGGGTCCgcatgtttcctaaacaaaggaatgaacacacaagacaacacaggacAAGACATACATGGCGGCCGCCCCGAACGGCACACACTGCTTTATTTTATCCAGCCGTTTGTGGACTGTTGCCAAGTCACGGGACATGTGTTGCTTCTCTGACCTTTCCTTGACTCACAAGATCAGTAAAACACTGACCAGTTCCCAGAGCCCACTGTTTACAGCTGGCTCCTTTATCCTTCTTGTTTGCAGAGAAGGAATGtcctgctttgtttgcaagagcagggcTTATCGCGAACTTCTCGTTTGCGAGCACACAGTCCTCTACACAGGTATGCCATGGGTTGCAAGCTCATCCCTTGTACCTGTGTAAGGACTCCTAGAGCTATTCCTGttttttctgtgacatataaagaaaagtcttgcCCCGTTGGCAAGCGTAACACTGGGGCTTGGGTTAGGGCCTTCTTTAGGGCCTGGAAAGCCGCTTCTGCTTCAGGTGTCCATCTTACTAGATGGATATTGgctttctgagtttccttaattaGTGTATATAATGGTCTGGCTATTTCACCGTACCTGGGAATCCGTATTTGGCAGAAACCTGTTATGCCAAGGAACCCTTTTAGTTGCTTTAGGGTTTTGGGGTGaagataagccagtataggctggatACGTTCCTCACTGAGGGCCCTGGTGCCTTTGGGTAATTTTAGCCCTAAGTATTTAATCTGCTCTGAGCAGAGCTGAGCCTTTGGTTTGGAAACCTTGTAG
Above is a window of Macaca thibetana thibetana isolate TM-01 chromosome 2, ASM2454274v1, whole genome shotgun sequence DNA encoding:
- the COMMD2 gene encoding COMM domain-containing protein 2, encoding MLLELSEEHKEHLAFLPQVDSAVVAEFGRIAVEFLRRGTNPKIYEGAARKLNVSSDTVQHSVEGLTYLLTESSKLMISELDFQDSVFVLGFSEELNKLLLQLYLDNRKEIRTILSELAPSLPSYHNLEWRLDVQLASRSLRQQIKPAVTIKLHLNQNGDHNTRVLQTDPATLLHLVQQLEQALEEMKTNHCRRVVRNIK